One segment of Anatilimnocola aggregata DNA contains the following:
- a CDS encoding recombinase family protein: MKKTNKPTVVRCAVYTRKSTEEGLDQDFNSLDAQRDSGEAFIKSQQHEGWMLVPDRYNDGGFTGGNMDRPALKRLMADIEAGKIDCVIVYKVDRLSRSLLDFARMMEVFDKKKVAFVSVTQQFNTASSMGRLVLNVLLSFAQFEREMISERTRDKIAAARRKGKWVGGMPLLGFNVEHSRLVVNEPEAEQVREIFGLYAENQAMTKTARQLNERGWRTKKWKTKTGRIIGGHLFTKGRLWQMLTNPAYIGKVKYKDEVHPGEHKAIVDEGLFLRVQAALTRNKDNGGAGNRNRHGALLRGLLRCGCCDAPMHHVFTQKGTKRYRYYVCAKAQRDGWDTCAAPSLPAGEIEGFVVEQLKALADSPELLDATLKAAKLAQATEEKRLQDEVRSLNRKHVSAEQVMRRAEGDSLTVANEKVAEIRCSIERTESELSVVSARKVNASQIRDALADFTRLWGTLSTREQARVMELLVETVSHDGRDGNLSISFSTVTEDAMA; this comes from the coding sequence ATGAAGAAAACCAACAAGCCAACCGTTGTTCGCTGTGCGGTCTACACCCGCAAGAGTACCGAGGAAGGTCTCGACCAGGACTTCAACTCGCTCGATGCCCAACGCGACTCGGGCGAAGCATTCATCAAGAGCCAACAGCACGAAGGCTGGATGCTGGTGCCGGACAGATATAACGACGGTGGTTTCACAGGCGGCAACATGGACCGACCAGCGCTCAAGCGGCTGATGGCGGATATCGAAGCGGGAAAGATCGACTGCGTAATCGTTTACAAAGTGGATCGCCTGTCCCGCTCGCTGCTCGACTTCGCCCGCATGATGGAGGTGTTCGACAAGAAGAAGGTCGCCTTCGTATCGGTGACACAGCAGTTCAACACCGCGAGTTCTATGGGACGCCTCGTCCTGAACGTGCTACTCTCCTTCGCACAGTTCGAACGAGAGATGATCTCGGAACGAACACGCGACAAGATCGCTGCCGCACGGCGTAAAGGCAAATGGGTGGGTGGCATGCCACTACTAGGTTTCAACGTCGAGCATTCGAGGCTCGTAGTGAACGAACCCGAGGCCGAGCAAGTCCGCGAGATCTTCGGCCTCTACGCCGAGAACCAAGCGATGACAAAAACCGCACGTCAACTGAACGAACGCGGTTGGCGGACGAAGAAGTGGAAGACCAAGACGGGTCGAATCATTGGCGGGCACCTATTTACCAAGGGCCGCCTTTGGCAAATGCTCACGAACCCGGCGTACATCGGCAAGGTGAAGTATAAGGACGAGGTTCATCCCGGCGAGCACAAGGCAATCGTGGACGAGGGCCTGTTTCTGAGAGTTCAGGCGGCGCTGACTCGGAACAAGGACAATGGCGGTGCCGGGAACCGGAATCGGCACGGTGCACTACTCCGTGGTCTTCTTCGTTGCGGCTGTTGCGACGCGCCCATGCACCACGTGTTCACGCAAAAGGGAACGAAGCGGTATCGATACTACGTCTGTGCTAAGGCTCAGCGTGATGGCTGGGATACGTGTGCGGCACCTTCCCTTCCTGCCGGAGAGATCGAGGGGTTCGTCGTCGAACAACTTAAGGCACTGGCTGATTCGCCAGAACTGCTGGATGCGACCCTGAAGGCAGCGAAGCTGGCTCAGGCGACCGAAGAGAAGCGATTGCAGGACGAAGTCCGCTCCCTGAACCGCAAACACGTCAGCGCCGAGCAGGTCATGCGACGGGCGGAGGGCGATTCACTCACTGTTGCCAACGAGAAAGTGGCGGAGATAAGGTGCTCCATCGAACGGACCGAAAGTGAGCTTTCCGTGGTCTCTGCCCGTAAGGTCAACGCCAGCCAGATCCGCGATGCCCTTGCCGACTTCACCCGCCTCTGGGGCACGCTCAGCACGCGGGAACAGGCACGCGTCATGGAGCTTTTGGTCGAGACGGTCTCGCACGACGGGCGTGATGGCAATCTGTCGATTTCATTCAGTACGGTTACCGAGGATGCAATGGCATGA
- a CDS encoding DUF2924 domain-containing protein, which translates to MSDRLRGIEAELAKLPLLTVGELRNRFIEVFGEPTNSRHKDWLVKRIAWRMQANLEGGLSERALARAKELANEADLRIMAPRKPGTSPGTTTKVVACPVDARLPPPGSVIKREYKGQTLLVTVRHEGFEFEGQTFASLTAIAKSVTGQHWNGYVFFGLGKGAK; encoded by the coding sequence ATGTCTGATCGATTACGAGGAATTGAGGCGGAACTGGCCAAGCTGCCGCTGCTGACCGTCGGCGAACTGCGCAACCGGTTCATCGAGGTCTTCGGCGAGCCAACCAACAGCCGGCACAAGGACTGGTTGGTGAAGAGGATCGCTTGGCGCATGCAGGCAAATCTCGAAGGCGGCTTGTCCGAACGGGCGCTGGCCCGGGCGAAAGAACTCGCCAACGAAGCCGACCTGCGAATCATGGCACCTCGGAAGCCAGGGACGTCGCCCGGCACCACGACCAAGGTGGTTGCCTGCCCGGTCGATGCTCGTCTTCCGCCACCGGGATCGGTGATCAAACGCGAGTACAAAGGCCAAACGTTGCTCGTGACTGTTAGGCACGAAGGTTTCGAATTCGAGGGCCAAACATTTGCCTCTCTGACGGCGATCGCCAAGTCCGTAACCGGACAGCATTGGAATGGCTACGTCTTCTTCGGTCTCGGTAAGGGAGCGAAGTGA
- a CDS encoding sigma-70 RNA polymerase sigma factor region 4 domain-containing protein yields MHALAGWFPTLPLNDTDAVLLRRHFIQRKVQTQCRNWPPPVDEEGIIQDVLAHVVPRLQLYDASRGPAGLFICRVVDRFLITLYRKHLKRRDRARGGHCDERPEALIAANRSNPDLGVDLRIFLDSLSPENRDLCERLSERPVATVAQEMEISRSTIYRRIRELEDQALDAGLQIYLD; encoded by the coding sequence ATGCACGCATTGGCTGGTTGGTTTCCAACTCTCCCCCTCAACGACACAGACGCCGTTCTCCTCCGGCGACACTTCATTCAGAGGAAGGTCCAGACGCAGTGCCGCAACTGGCCGCCACCGGTCGACGAGGAGGGCATTATCCAAGATGTCCTTGCGCACGTTGTTCCTCGTCTGCAACTCTATGATGCATCCCGCGGTCCAGCAGGTCTCTTCATCTGTCGCGTGGTGGACCGATTTCTCATCACGCTCTATCGCAAACATCTAAAGCGCCGTGACCGGGCTCGTGGTGGCCACTGTGACGAGCGCCCCGAAGCTCTGATCGCGGCCAACCGCAGTAACCCCGATCTGGGCGTCGATCTGCGGATCTTTCTCGACTCGCTCAGCCCTGAGAATCGCGATCTGTGCGAGCGTCTTTCGGAACGACCTGTTGCCACGGTTGCGCAGGAAATGGAAATCTCCCGCAGCACGATCTACCGACGCATTCGAGAACTTGAAGATCAAGCTCTGGATGCCGGGCTGCAAATTTACCTCGATTAG
- a CDS encoding ParB N-terminal domain-containing protein, with the protein MSAPPKSRLVGILRPLDELHPAPENDLLYKPVDPNDADVRALAASIRLHGVKEPLVVSKDGFLLSGHRRHVAAKLAGLTHVPCRVEPISREHDRDQFVILLREYNRQRNKSFAEKLREELVGIDAKTAHQSLITQRAERAAVRLDAMHLVTGAGRAQISAAKMPFLNAVLKILRERREYWPLSDRQIHYALLNAPPLRHASKPKSRYTNTKQAYGDLTDLLTRSRIEGRIPFHAIGDETRPVLVWNGYQEPSSFLRQEMRSLLHGYYRNLLQSQPNHIEVVAEKNTISPLCRKVCERYCVPLTTGRGYCSLPPRHAMAERYRRSGKDKLILLMVSDFDPDGEEIAHSFARSMRDDFGIGSVHAIKVALNSDQVRQFNLPPIMEAKGDSTKRNKFVAMHGKHVWEVEALMPDQLIAILDEAVRSVLDMEAWNQEVDAEAEDARQIEGVRRSILTLLRESPLEGFELEDDDE; encoded by the coding sequence ATGTCCGCTCCTCCCAAATCCCGACTAGTCGGAATTCTCCGTCCGCTCGATGAATTGCATCCTGCGCCCGAGAACGATTTGCTGTACAAACCGGTGGATCCCAACGATGCCGATGTGCGTGCCCTGGCTGCCAGCATTCGACTGCACGGCGTCAAAGAACCGCTCGTCGTTTCTAAGGACGGCTTCCTGCTCAGCGGGCATCGTCGTCACGTCGCTGCGAAGTTAGCCGGTTTGACGCACGTTCCTTGCCGGGTCGAGCCGATCAGTCGCGAGCACGATCGAGATCAGTTCGTGATCCTACTACGTGAATACAATCGGCAGCGAAATAAATCGTTCGCCGAAAAGCTCCGCGAGGAGCTCGTAGGCATCGACGCCAAGACCGCCCACCAGTCATTAATCACACAACGTGCTGAGCGTGCCGCCGTTCGACTGGATGCAATGCACCTGGTCACGGGAGCAGGACGGGCGCAGATTTCGGCAGCGAAGATGCCATTCCTCAACGCCGTGCTCAAGATATTGCGTGAGCGGCGAGAGTATTGGCCACTCTCAGATCGCCAGATCCATTACGCATTGTTGAACGCGCCACCATTGCGGCATGCCTCCAAGCCTAAGTCGCGCTACACGAACACCAAGCAGGCCTACGGCGATCTTACCGATCTGCTGACTCGGTCCCGAATTGAAGGCAGGATTCCCTTCCACGCCATCGGCGACGAGACCCGTCCGGTCCTAGTGTGGAATGGATACCAAGAGCCATCGAGCTTTCTGCGCCAGGAAATGCGCTCGCTGTTGCACGGCTACTACCGCAACCTGTTGCAGTCACAGCCCAATCATATCGAGGTCGTTGCCGAGAAGAACACGATCTCACCGCTCTGCCGCAAGGTGTGCGAGCGGTACTGCGTCCCTCTTACCACCGGTCGTGGTTACTGCTCGTTGCCACCGCGGCATGCAATGGCCGAGCGCTATCGTCGTAGCGGCAAGGACAAACTGATCCTGCTGATGGTTTCGGACTTCGATCCGGACGGCGAAGAGATCGCGCACAGCTTCGCTCGATCGATGCGAGACGATTTCGGAATCGGATCTGTCCACGCCATCAAAGTCGCGCTCAACTCCGATCAGGTCCGACAGTTCAATCTGCCGCCAATCATGGAGGCCAAGGGGGACTCGACCAAGCGAAACAAGTTCGTGGCGATGCACGGCAAGCATGTTTGGGAAGTCGAAGCGCTGATGCCCGATCAACTAATCGCGATTCTCGACGAAGCGGTGCGCAGCGTCTTGGATATGGAAGCCTGGAATCAAGAAGTCGACGCGGAAGCCGAGGATGCACGCCAGATCGAAGGGGTGCGCCGCTCGATTCTGACTCTGCTTCGTGAATCTCCGCTCGAAGGATTCGAGTTGGAGGACGACGATGAGTGA
- a CDS encoding phage/plasmid primase, P4 family has product MSEPLTSKSDAVRFLTTLFEPQDIVLYRPLETWEEENGKKCSKPLYNYTYHRVATPDLVEFTVEQLLAVSETENANVFFGVAPRFGDKGRYDLAWQVRTVRAIWTDIDKITAEELAERLANSELPPPSITVASGHGFHVYWLLDEPYRIDDVGDPTPVETEWIKKDGKNKPNKYIVDGNGERIELTNRALLPKLSPKALHLQDMMKGLAAKLGGDHTHDLSRILRVPGTLNRKNQRNGAVPVPCRLVELHPDRRYPLTEFEHLAACSPDREKRDTVAKMPLPAKRNLSASKQDELAAAVARARLAKKGDRSAADFSVCCEAIRNGVPKEEFWPQIAEVSKFQERGRDYFEQTWEAAADEIRLGLYEELNGSDDESEEDGDNGVVPKLTAQICEENHFAQDQGMKLYRFDHGVYRPKAEEYVRRQVKRVLQDWGKSQLWSPTLSEQVIEYIRVDSPILWESPPLDVLNVQNGLLDIATRQLKQHQPTFLSPVQLPVRFDPAATCPNIEAFVSQVFPADAQDLAWEVPAFIMRPDDSIQKAVLAIGGGGNGKSTYLAMVTAFIGKQNTTSLTLHKLESDRFAAARVMGKLANVCADLPSEHLVGTSVFKAITGGDPITGEHKFKDSFDFKPFCRLVFSANSPPRSSDASDGFFDRWLVIPFDRAFRGTGEEIPRAVLDARLSTPAELSGLLNKALDALDRMAKQRGFTQTESTRAAWNDFHSTTDPLAGWLDRATVEMPEAYVVKKALRFAYNDHLSDRGVPPMSDKAFANAFGKLRPKAETRQKSVSGVMQWCYVGIGLSAVQKTNSQNSQD; this is encoded by the coding sequence ATGAGTGAGCCCCTTACCTCCAAATCGGATGCCGTTCGGTTTCTGACGACGCTGTTCGAGCCACAGGACATTGTTCTCTACCGCCCCCTCGAAACTTGGGAAGAAGAAAACGGTAAGAAGTGCTCCAAGCCACTCTACAATTACACGTATCATCGCGTCGCCACGCCGGACCTGGTGGAATTCACCGTTGAGCAGCTGCTTGCGGTTTCCGAAACCGAGAATGCCAATGTGTTCTTCGGTGTCGCACCGCGGTTCGGCGATAAGGGTCGGTACGATCTGGCGTGGCAAGTCCGGACCGTCCGCGCAATCTGGACCGACATCGACAAGATCACCGCCGAGGAACTCGCGGAGCGATTGGCGAACTCAGAGCTGCCGCCGCCTTCCATCACCGTTGCCAGTGGCCACGGGTTCCATGTGTATTGGCTCCTTGATGAGCCATACCGGATCGATGACGTTGGCGATCCCACGCCCGTTGAAACCGAGTGGATCAAGAAGGACGGCAAGAACAAGCCAAACAAGTACATCGTCGATGGAAATGGCGAGCGGATTGAACTAACCAATCGTGCCCTGCTGCCCAAGCTGAGCCCCAAAGCACTCCATCTACAAGACATGATGAAGGGGCTAGCGGCCAAACTTGGCGGCGATCACACGCATGACTTATCTCGAATCCTGCGGGTGCCGGGCACGCTCAATCGGAAGAACCAGCGGAACGGCGCTGTACCAGTTCCATGCCGGTTGGTGGAACTGCATCCAGACCGCCGCTATCCACTGACCGAGTTCGAACATCTAGCAGCGTGCAGTCCCGACCGTGAAAAGCGGGATACGGTCGCCAAGATGCCTCTCCCCGCGAAACGTAATCTCTCGGCATCGAAGCAGGACGAACTTGCCGCGGCCGTCGCACGGGCCCGACTTGCGAAGAAGGGGGACCGGAGTGCAGCGGACTTCTCCGTCTGCTGCGAAGCGATTCGCAATGGCGTTCCCAAGGAAGAGTTCTGGCCCCAGATTGCCGAGGTCAGCAAGTTCCAGGAACGGGGCCGAGACTATTTCGAGCAGACCTGGGAAGCAGCGGCCGACGAGATTCGCTTGGGGTTATACGAGGAACTGAACGGGAGCGACGACGAGTCCGAGGAAGACGGCGACAACGGTGTCGTTCCGAAGTTGACGGCGCAAATCTGCGAAGAAAATCACTTCGCCCAAGACCAGGGCATGAAGCTGTATCGCTTCGACCACGGTGTCTATCGTCCCAAAGCTGAAGAATACGTTCGCCGGCAGGTAAAACGCGTGCTGCAGGATTGGGGTAAGTCACAGCTGTGGTCCCCAACCCTGTCAGAGCAGGTGATCGAATACATTCGTGTGGATTCACCCATTCTCTGGGAAAGTCCGCCACTCGATGTACTCAACGTGCAGAACGGCCTTCTCGACATCGCCACGCGCCAGCTCAAGCAACATCAGCCGACATTCTTATCGCCGGTGCAATTGCCAGTTCGATTTGATCCGGCCGCCACTTGCCCCAATATCGAAGCTTTCGTCAGTCAAGTGTTCCCAGCGGATGCACAGGATCTGGCCTGGGAAGTACCGGCGTTCATCATGCGTCCCGACGACTCGATCCAGAAAGCTGTTCTCGCCATCGGTGGTGGTGGTAACGGCAAGTCCACCTATCTGGCGATGGTCACGGCCTTCATCGGCAAGCAGAACACGACCAGCCTCACTTTGCACAAATTGGAATCGGACAGATTCGCTGCGGCGCGGGTGATGGGCAAATTGGCGAATGTGTGCGCCGACTTGCCCAGCGAACACCTCGTTGGCACGAGCGTCTTCAAGGCGATTACTGGCGGGGATCCAATTACCGGCGAGCACAAGTTTAAGGACAGCTTTGATTTCAAGCCGTTCTGCCGGTTGGTGTTCTCGGCCAATTCCCCACCAAGATCATCCGATGCGTCGGACGGCTTCTTCGACCGCTGGTTGGTGATTCCGTTCGACCGCGCTTTCCGTGGGACCGGTGAAGAAATCCCCCGTGCCGTCCTCGATGCAAGACTTTCGACACCCGCGGAATTGTCCGGCTTGCTGAACAAGGCGCTCGACGCGCTCGATCGGATGGCAAAACAGCGCGGATTCACACAGACCGAAAGCACACGAGCCGCCTGGAATGACTTTCATTCCACGACAGATCCGCTCGCGGGTTGGCTCGATCGGGCGACCGTCGAAATGCCAGAAGCTTACGTGGTGAAGAAGGCGCTGCGATTTGCCTACAACGATCACCTGAGCGACCGAGGAGTGCCGCCGATGAGCGACAAAGCGTTTGCGAATGCCTTCGGGAAGCTTCGTCCGAAGGCAGAAACGAGACAAAAGAGCGTAAGCGGCGTGATGCAATGGTGTTACGTCGGAATTGGCCTTTCCGCGGTTCAAAAAACGAACTCACAGAACTCACAGGATTAA
- a CDS encoding GNAT family N-acetyltransferase — MGLQTEAKKGTVIEVNGVRIEVLRGSPRLEITAPPDAKITQLSGNSAGRVNHQAREMTISIRKMNRQDMVEVDRIQREAYAPTIWERIAVFEEKLNYFPDGCWLCEIDAVAAGYLFSHPGKLSEPPALNAFFATTTADVDCYFIHDVAVRPAFRGTGVGGRLAEQALRIASEQGFTNVALVSIQNSQAYWQRHGFEPSLDLNASRSVRSTYGEAACFMHRKLA; from the coding sequence ATGGGACTGCAGACGGAAGCGAAGAAGGGCACAGTGATCGAGGTGAACGGCGTGCGCATTGAGGTCTTGCGTGGCTCACCACGGCTGGAGATTACGGCACCACCCGATGCTAAGATAACCCAACTGTCCGGTAACTCTGCAGGTCGTGTAAACCACCAGGCGCGTGAGATGACGATAAGCATTCGCAAAATGAACCGGCAGGACATGGTCGAGGTCGACCGCATCCAACGCGAAGCGTATGCCCCAACCATCTGGGAGAGAATCGCAGTCTTCGAAGAGAAGTTGAACTATTTCCCGGACGGGTGCTGGCTGTGTGAGATCGATGCAGTCGCGGCTGGTTATCTGTTCTCACATCCGGGCAAACTTTCGGAACCGCCAGCTCTAAATGCGTTCTTTGCAACGACCACCGCGGACGTTGACTGCTACTTCATTCACGACGTCGCAGTTCGTCCCGCATTCAGAGGAACTGGCGTTGGTGGTCGACTGGCCGAACAGGCTTTACGAATTGCCTCGGAGCAGGGTTTCACGAATGTTGCGCTGGTGTCCATCCAGAATTCGCAGGCTTATTGGCAACGACACGGGTTTGAACCCTCACTCGATCTGAATGCAAGTCGTTCGGTTCGGTCGACGTATGGCGAGGCTGCGTGCTTCATGCATCGCAAGCTTGCCTAG
- a CDS encoding DNA modification methylase → MDVKLWDISDVKPYPHNPRQNDEAVDVVAGSLKEYGWRQPIVVDQEGVIIVGHTRWKAAKKLGYTQVPVHVATDLSPEQIKAYRIADNQTATIADWDRQLLPIELADLQAVNYDLSLLGFDADALQKLLGTDVAEGLCDPDDVPAPPDEAITKPGDLWILGNHRLLCGDSSKPEQLDRLLDGAPIHLVNSDPPYNVKVEPRSNNAIAAGLSSFAGPKHHQSLDVARHPGKAKPTQKKLRAKDRPLANDFVTDEAFDDLLDAWFGNFSRVLLPGRSFYIWGGYANLGNYPPFLKRHELYFSQGIIWDKQHPVLTRKDFMGAFEIAFYGWKEGAGHTFLGPNNATDLWHVKKVNPQSMVHLTEKPVELAARAMQYSSRPGENVLDLFGGSGSTLIGAEQTGRNAYLMELDVLYCDVIVQRWEKFTGRKAELCCSVNSMVGDRSQEAGERLLSKA, encoded by the coding sequence ATGGACGTAAAGCTTTGGGACATTTCCGATGTGAAGCCCTATCCCCACAATCCGCGGCAGAACGACGAGGCCGTTGACGTGGTTGCCGGCTCGCTAAAAGAGTACGGCTGGCGGCAACCAATCGTGGTCGATCAGGAGGGTGTGATCATCGTTGGTCACACGCGCTGGAAGGCGGCCAAGAAACTCGGTTACACCCAGGTTCCGGTACATGTTGCCACCGATCTTTCGCCCGAGCAGATCAAGGCGTACCGCATCGCTGATAACCAGACCGCGACCATCGCTGATTGGGATCGACAACTGCTCCCCATCGAACTGGCTGATCTTCAAGCAGTGAACTACGACCTCAGCTTACTTGGCTTCGATGCCGACGCCTTACAGAAGCTACTGGGGACCGATGTAGCAGAAGGCCTGTGTGATCCAGACGATGTTCCCGCGCCACCGGATGAAGCGATCACGAAACCTGGTGACCTGTGGATCCTTGGCAATCATCGACTGCTCTGTGGGGATAGCAGCAAGCCGGAGCAGCTCGATCGATTGCTCGATGGCGCACCGATTCATTTGGTGAACAGCGACCCACCTTATAACGTCAAGGTGGAGCCTCGCAGCAACAATGCGATCGCTGCTGGGCTTAGTTCATTCGCTGGTCCGAAGCATCACCAGTCGCTGGATGTGGCTCGACATCCGGGCAAGGCCAAGCCCACGCAGAAGAAGCTCCGCGCGAAGGATCGTCCCCTCGCCAACGACTTCGTGACCGACGAAGCGTTCGATGATCTGCTCGATGCCTGGTTCGGCAACTTCTCACGCGTGCTGTTACCCGGCCGCAGCTTCTACATCTGGGGCGGCTACGCCAACCTCGGTAACTACCCGCCGTTCCTCAAGAGGCACGAGCTGTACTTCAGCCAGGGCATCATCTGGGATAAGCAGCACCCGGTCCTGACGCGCAAGGACTTCATGGGCGCGTTCGAGATCGCGTTCTACGGGTGGAAGGAAGGTGCGGGGCACACCTTCCTCGGCCCGAACAACGCGACCGATCTGTGGCACGTGAAGAAGGTCAACCCGCAATCGATGGTGCATCTGACCGAGAAGCCGGTCGAGCTTGCCGCACGGGCCATGCAGTATTCATCACGACCCGGCGAGAACGTGCTCGATCTATTCGGTGGCAGCGGTTCCACGCTGATCGGAGCGGAGCAGACAGGACGCAACGCGTACCTGATGGAACTCGACGTTCTCTATTGTGACGTCATAGTCCAACGCTGGGAAAAGTTCACAGGACGGAAGGCCGAGCTATGTTGCTCGGTCAATTCGATGGTGGGCGATCGTTCACAGGAGGCTGGCGAACGATTGCTATCGAAAGCTTAG
- a CDS encoding winged helix-turn-helix domain-containing protein — protein MSKKTSTKKPATKTVKAKPAKKAPTKKAAARPDAVVEATGECPKGGSHEWTEEGDEKFCTKCKEPQGSKAKPAKGKKAKRTKPAVDKKMSALDAAAKLLEETKEPMNTKAMIETIAAKGYWTSPGGKTPHATLYSAILREITTKGKEARFKKTDRGNFAFNG, from the coding sequence ATGTCCAAGAAAACCAGCACGAAGAAGCCAGCCACGAAGACCGTGAAGGCCAAGCCAGCGAAGAAGGCGCCCACCAAGAAAGCAGCGGCCCGCCCGGACGCTGTGGTCGAGGCCACCGGCGAATGCCCCAAGGGTGGCTCGCACGAATGGACCGAGGAAGGTGACGAGAAGTTCTGCACCAAGTGCAAAGAGCCGCAGGGTTCGAAGGCCAAGCCCGCCAAGGGCAAGAAGGCCAAGAGGACCAAGCCCGCCGTCGATAAGAAGATGTCGGCGCTCGATGCCGCAGCCAAGCTCCTCGAAGAGACGAAGGAACCGATGAATACCAAAGCGATGATCGAAACCATCGCCGCGAAGGGGTACTGGACGAGCCCCGGTGGCAAGACGCCGCACGCCACGCTCTACAGCGCCATCTTGCGGGAGATCACGACCAAGGGGAAGGAAGCCCGGTTCAAGAAGACCGACCGGGGTAACTTTGCGTTCAACGGATAG